From the Oryza glaberrima chromosome 5, OglaRS2, whole genome shotgun sequence genome, one window contains:
- the LOC127772695 gene encoding adenine/guanine permease AZG1: MANPIIPSSSGSDGEEARTKLGRLNAAVERSWVGRRFKLAPRGSTFTTELRAGTTTFLTMAYILAVNASILSDSGATCTADDCDAPSPACRFPPVDPGYAACVARARRDLIVATAASSVIGSFIMGTFANLPIALAPGMGTNAYFAYTVVGFHGSGTLPYRTALAAVFLEGLIFLFISLVGLRSKLAKFIPKPVRISSSAGIGLFLAFIGLQSSEGVGLVGFSSSTLVTLGACPASQRASVAPVVTFPNGTVALMPGGTVSGGILCLSGRMTSPTFWLAVVGFLIIAFCLIKNVKGAMIYGILFVTFISWPRNTAVTVFPDTPAGDESFGYFKKVFDVHRIQSTAGALDFRGARHGYFWEALFTFLYVDILDTTGGLYSMARFAGFVDDATGDFEGQYFAFMSDATAIVFGSLLGTSPVTAFIESSTGIREGGRTGLTALTAAAYFAAALFVTPLLASIPSWAVGPPLVLVGVMMMRAVAEVDWADMRQAVPAFLTLALMPLTYSIAYGLIGGIASYMLLNSWDWACHAVAVLRSRRRRGARAETRSAAAGDNGEQRKNLEMA, encoded by the coding sequence ATGGCGAACCCCATCATCccgagcagcagcggcagcgacggggaggaggcgaggacgaAGCTCGGGCGGCTGAACGCGGCGGTGGAGCGTTCGTGGGTCGGGCGGCGGTTCAAGCTGGCGCCGCGCGGGTCGACCTTCACCACGGAGCTCCGCGCCGGGACGACCACGTTCCTCACCATGGCCTACATCCTCGCCGTCAACGCCTCCATCCTCTCCGACTCCGGCGCCACCTGCACCGCCGACGACTGCGACGCGCCGTCCCCGGCGTGCAGGTTCCCGCCCGTGGACCCCGGGTACGCCGCCTGCGtggcccgcgcgcgccgcgaccTGATCGTCgccacggcggcgtcgtcggtgaTCGGCTCCTTCATCATGGGCACCTTCGCCAACCTGCCCATCGCGCTCGCCCCCGGGATGGGCACCAATGCCTACTTCGCCTACACGGTCGTCGGGTTTCATGGCTCCGGCACGCTCCCCTACCgcaccgcgctcgccgccgtcttcctcgaGGGActcatcttcctcttcatctcccTCGTCGGCCTGCGCTCCAAGCTCGCCAAGTTCATCCCCAAGCCCGTCCGGATATCGTCGTCGGCGGGGATCGGGCTCTTCTTGGCGTTCATCGGGCTGCAGAGCAGCGAAGGCGTGGGCCTCGTCGGGTTCAGCTCGTCGACGCTCGTCACGCTCGGCGCGTGCCCGGCGTCGCAGCGCGCGTCCGTGGCGCCGGTCGTGACGTTCCCCAATGGCACGGTGGCGCTCATGCCGGGCGGCACCGTCTCCGGCGGGATACTCTGCCTGTCCGGCCGGATGACCTCCCCGACCTTctggctcgccgtcgtcggcttcCTCATCATCGCCTTCTGCCTCATCAAGAACGTCAAGGGCGCCATGATCTACGGCATCCTCTTCGTCACCTTCATCTCCTGGCCGCGCAACACCGCCGTCACGGTGTTCCCGGACAcgcccgccggcgacgagagctTCGGCTACTTCAAGAAGGTGTTCGACGTGCACCGCATCCAGTCCACCGCCGGCGCGCTCGACTTCCGGGGAGCCCGCCACGGCTACTTCTGGGAGGCGCTCTTCACGTTCCTGTACGTGGACATCCTCGACACCACGGGGGGGCTCTACTCCATGGCGAGGTTCGCCGGCTTCGTGGACGACGCGACGGGGGACTTCGAGGGGCAGTACTTCGCCTTCATGTCCGACGCGACGGCCATCGTGTTCGGGTCGCTGCTGGGGACGTCGCCGGTGACGGCGTTCATCGAGTCGTCGACGGGGATCAGGGAGGGCGGGAGGACGGGGCTGACGGCGCTCACCGCGGCGGCGTACTTCGCGGCGGCGCTGTTCGTCACGCCGCTGCTGGCGTCGATCCCGTCGTGGGCGGTCGGCCCGCCGCTGGTGCTCGTCGGCGTGATGATGATgcgcgcggtggcggaggtggacTGGGCCGACATGAGGCAGGCCGTGCCGGCGTTCCTCACCCTGGCGCTCATGCCGCTCACCTACTCCATCGCCTACGGCCTCATCGGCGGCATCGCCTCCTACATGCTGCTCAACTCATGGGACTGGGCCTGCCACGCCGTCGCGGTGCTCCGCTCCCGGCGCCGGAGAGGGGCGCGCGCCGAGacgaggagcgccgccgccggagacaaTGGGGAACAGAGGAAGAACTTGGAAATGGCTTaa